The Nymphaea colorata isolate Beijing-Zhang1983 chromosome 11, ASM883128v2, whole genome shotgun sequence genome includes the window aaaaattttactgtctttctctgtgtgtgtgtgcgtgcgtgatGGAGGCTCCATCTTGCATCAAGGACTAGGTGCTGCTTTTTCACAATATCCTTATTAGTGTGTTCTACAATGGCTGCTCACCTCTTTACTCTTGCACTTCATGAACACTTTTGGAGGATTTTCATTTGCCCTCCACCTTACAAGAATGTTAAACCACTATGAACCATGGCCTTAAACCTCAATGCTTGGACTTTGGCTTGGGTGCTCAAGCAGTATAATATACCAATCTCCCTCCCATCCTGGTTACTTCCGTCTTCTTCACGGCGTACTTTGGCTTCCTAAATTCCTTACCTTGGGATGCAGCTCAGATACACGGCAGCTGTGCACCTGAAGTGTCGGTGTTGACTAAGCTGGACATGGGTGCGGATATGGACACGCATTGGACACGGCGCATGCGGTGTCGGGTACAGTGAGCGTACCTGAGGTAGTGTCTGACCATTTTTGGACACGGTCTTTCGTCCATTTCTCACTGACCTACTACTCCTCTTCCGTCCATTTCTCACTGACCTACTCCTCTTCCGTCTAGTTTTTCGACTTTGACTTTTTTTTAGCCAACTGCTCCTCTCCTTTACATCATTCCGTGCATCTTCATTTTTACATTGTCCTGTCGTTTTTTCATTGCTTCTTTTCCCACTTTTCATTGGCCAACGATTTAAGTCCTTCCATTCTGCATCACACTACAACTGCCGCCTTCTCTTTTCCACTTTTGTGACTGCAGCTGCATACATGCTGTTTTATATTACTTTATTTGTAATATGTGTTCAATATACAACATATTAAGAATTTAATATTCAATACATTACAATATAATTATATGCATTGTATTGGATTGTAATCTTAATGAATGTATTTTTGGTTTGTAAAATCTTAATGAATTTTGTCTGCACTTGTATCTGCACATGCATCTGCacctgtacccatgtgacatagggaTGAAGGCATTGAGGTTTTCCAATATCCACCTTTCTGTCAAGACTATAAGAAAGGAAGTCTACATGATCAACAACATTAAAACGTTCTTCAACTTCCCCTTCTTTAGCACAGATAATTCCGAACCACCATGGTCTCTTTGATATTTGTTCAAACTAAGATTTTCTCATCCCATACCATCTTGCCAAAGGCCTGCATCTCACCATCAACTATCAAGCACTAGAGATTAGTGGTGCACTGACCCTCATAGCATACTGGCTTGTACCCACCGTGGAAGGGTCCGCTCCTCAAATCACATCTTTCATTACCCTCTTGAAATCCAGCTCACTATGTTGCTCACTTCAATGACTATGTCATCATTTTCAATGTTTAATTATCCATTCCACCTACATTGATAGTTTCATATTGGCTCCTTCTAGGTGTCCCCACTAGAACAACTTACCTTTACCTCTACCTCCTGTCAATAGGGGCTGAAGTAACGGGGGGTCAATAAATAAAATTCTACTGCTTAAGTGTTTAAAAGTTCTAATTTGGCCTTTGTGcaagttttgaaaaaatgcaattGGCCCATGTAGAAATTTTCGAAAAATTTATGTAGCTATATTGTTTGTCATGACCGGcgtccccaagaaaaaaaatcatagctcCGCCCTTGCTGTGAGTTGCTGCCAGTATGCTCGAACTGCCAGTTGTGCCAGGCCCTGAAATTGCTGGTAGAGGTGGAGGGTTGAGAGATTGCCCAAGTTTTAATATCCCTGCTCGATCCTCTTTCATCTTTAATATTACGTTGTTCACTAAGTCCAGATCAGGGCAATGATACTATGTCTGGGGCAGGTCCAGGCCTCCACCTATGTCATGTTGAGTGGACACTAGTGCTACATTGTTTATGGTGAGATTGTGTGACGTGTGCTGTTAATAGGTTATGGATTCTAATTTGTGCATTTTGTTGAATAATTTtcatgttactttttttttttgggggggggggggggggggtgagGGAGGTGATGAGCCCACACATATTCCAGTTACGATTACCCGCAGGCATTCACATGGTAGCGGGTAGGCACCGAACTTTTTATTATGTTATCTGCTGTACCAGTTTGACCATATCAGTGTTGAGTTAGGCTACCCTGATCTCGAGTACTGGTGTTCAAGCTTGAGGCAACCTCTTGAATGAGTTGAGTGGGGCTTGAACATTGAAAGTGTTGGGCTTGGCTTAGACCATGTGCACCTTTGGGTGGAAGCGGATGCTACTGATGTAACTCATTAGTTCACTGCTTTGGTGCAACTTAGGTTTTCTGCTAGACATCATTTCTTGGTATGTTGAGGGCCACACTCTGACCTGGTGATCATTGACATATTCCACCATGTACAGTCAATATTTTTATCTTCTAATCTTACTAAGATCACTCTTTGtaatatgattttcaatttcaaatgcaGTTGTTCGTGTGTAAGTCTGGCCCAAAGCTTGACAAtccaaatgcttcaagagatacactcttgaagattcCAGCAACTCCAACAAGTAATGCAAaacaaacctcaaacttgaggagaagaaaaCTTGAATCACAAgaagaggcctaaaagccttaacaaaGCAAGTGACAAGAGTTCCTTATttatagtacaatgaaagggagagaagaaggaggagttggctgttgggccagctccaacggtTAAAAATCTAGCCattggaagctggtccaacagctagttcccctttacaaaataaaaaagatagaaatagaaaaagaaacaaaagggtacataaaaaggaaaaagaaacaaataaaataaaatacataaacacTTATGCatccatatatatttatatatacaaatcatacatgaaaCTTGATGTATGACagtatatatgaaatatacatatgtatacttacataatgtctagTCCTTAAATTCTAACAGTTCCAATTACTTTCCATATATGTTGTGTGGTAGCATAATTGTGGTGCAATGATATATCTGTTTTCTGCAATATCCTGACCTATTTCAACCTATTAGATGATCAGTCAGTTGCTACATGAGATCTTTTATGTGGTAATCAATATATAGATAAATCTGGAATAACACTTTTAAAAGTTTGCTACTTTGTCGTTGATGTTGAATTTAGTTATGGGGTATGTCTATCTGATTAAAGCAATATAATTTTACGTTTTTTGAAAAGATGtgtgtaagattttgatatctaataccaaaccaccaaatgaagttagatgcaagaggaggaagaaagaagtgagctgcacgtccaagcaagagagagatgaaagtgagcagcaacaaatgacgtctgcctcttgttatcattatatattaATCACGATTTAGGATACATCAttaaatacacaaaataacaataagatttacaagtatgccaccacccatgatgtgttgggcgtgtggatcaaatgggtcgggtctgggtgacccgatccatatgtacaaacttaacagcccccctcaagttgtgcatgaggtttgatcatgtgcaacttgttcttcaattcccagaaaAAGTGCCCTGTGTGtcccttggtaaaaagatcagccacTTGTTCAGACGTGGATATATAAGTGGGAACAATCTCGTCATTCGCAACCTTTTGACGAATAAAGTGGTGATCAATCTCTATAAgcttagtgcgattatgtagGACAGGATTGAAGGCAATCTTGATCGCACTTTGGTTGTCatatgcttagtgcgattatgtagaacatGATTGAAGGCATCCTTGATcgcactttggttgtcacaaaatagagatgactgagcaatggaaagaaaaagttcCCCAAGCAGATGACGTAAGCATGAAGTTTCAGCTATGCATGCAGCCATTACcatatattctgcctcagtgctagatctggcaactgcatgttgtttcctgctactccaataaataagattggaatcaaggaagaaACAATAACTGGAAACTGATCGTCTATCGTCTAGATCACCTGCCtaatctgcatcagtataaatggaaatgttgtggccatgcaaaacagttgactgtcttgtgtagataagtccatccccaagagtagccttaagaTAACACAAAATacgtttggtagcatccatatgcccttttatgggtgcatgcataaactgagagacttgattcacaacatatattATGTCTGGGcatgtaaaagtgagatattacaacatgccaactatactccaATACAAACTAGGATTTGGGTAAGCATCACTCCCATCagatgcatttaattttgtgttgagaacactaggcgtatttatgggcttgcaaCTTGTCATACCTACCCTattcaaaatatcaagagtgtaTGTAAGAGTTAATGTCTCACAttttctatcaagctcaacacccaaaaaataccgTAGTTCGctgagatccttcatcttgaattcttgttgcaatacctCTTTAACACGGGATATGTGACATGAAGAGTTTCCAATAAGAACtgtgtcatctacatatataagtagccaagtggtaacttcacatgaatgatagatgaataaggaatgatcaaaTGAACTTCTGAGGAAACCAGTTGTTGTACATGGAGGGGaaatctatcgaaccatgaacgagttgcttgcttaagcccatacagtgagttttgtaatttgcacacctATTTGGTTGGATCATTGGAAACATATTCtagaggttgttccatataaatttcttcctttagaaagccattaagaaaaacatttttaacatccaactgatataaattcCAACCATATGAGACgacaagagagatgataacccggatcgttcccatcttgatgactggactagaagtctcatcataatcttccccgtactgttgagtgaagcctctagccacgagtcgagccttatatctatcaatgcttccatcaggtttatacttgagtttgtaaacccattttgagcccactacattcttaccatctggacGAAGAACAATCTCCcatgtttgacattcatttaaggcagccatttcttcattcatggcctcgatccaatgtttgcttttgcatgcttgctcatagcattttggctccacctttttattcaattctgtcatgaagcgctgaaaatccaaagagaaattaccataacttacccatctatcaatagggtgcCGCACACGTTCTGATCTACATGGAGAAGTAGTGGCAGTTTTTGGATCAGCCGAAACTGATCATCGATTATACACCACTCCTGAAAACCGATTAGGTGAAGTTATACTCATGTTGTTGGTCTGAGTAGATGAAGGTATGCTGTCCATCTGAGTGTTTGTGGTTCTCTCGAGCTCATCAATAGTTATGTCACTTTGTGCGTGGTGTGTATCAGCTCTTTGgtctaatatttcagcattcagccatgagtcatatacatcatttctaaTATTAAGTGTTGCATGTGGCTCCTTTAACTCACTCAACCTGAGCTCATCAAaaacatgtcgtgaaatatgcacacgtccGGTTTTTGGATTGTAGCAGCGATagcttttataattttcaacataacccacaaatctacacATGACAGCTCGattttgaaacttatttctcaaagaaacatcaacatgaacataacagatGCATCCAAAAATACTTAgctcatcataatttggttcttgatgtaaaataaagaatgaagattttccttcaagcatGGATAGTGGCAAtcgattaataacatgaacaagAGTATAgaaggcttcagtccataaAGTCATGGGCACATTAGTGTTATGCATCAGagagcactttcaactatgtgcctatgttttctttcagcaataccattctgttgtggtgtgtgtggacagaaaatctgtctagtgatcccatgattcAGTAAGTACTtagtaaattcatttgaattgaactcaccaccaccatcacattggaaatgcacgatattactaaagtatttgttttggaccaaggcaTGGAATTGGGTAAACAAGCGGCaaacttctgatttgcttttcatgaagtggatccaagtgtaacgagaataagaatcaatgaaaacaacGTAATATTTACCcccagaagaggaagaaataggagtaggcccccaaacatcagaataaatggtgtcaaataacttcgaagctcgcttatttattgattAAAAAGGAAGAtcatgactcttacaaatatgacaacttgagcacacGCTAGACTCACTGACAGAACTTAGATTGAacttttgtaatagtccgtctgcaacaagactttcaacgaaagaccgactacaatgTGCTAAATGACCGTGCCAAAGAGATGGCATATCATACTTTgtgatattgacttcactatgactagGAAATGATGAATATGAAACACAAGACTTagacacttttggagcttcttcaatgacgtacatgtctcctttgcgaacaccctcagtgaatgtcttcttggttcgaacatccttaacataaacagaagaaggagtaaactcaacagaggaatgagtatcatcaataagctttacacaaaaatgatatttttcttgacatttggaacaacaagaacattctttaaggGTATTGAGGAATGAACCATGGATaagtgtgcatttccaatatgtgatattttgtgatggcAACCATCTCCTGCGTCACCAGTTACATGAGCCTTTAGCTAAATAAAGAAGAGCACTAGAAAGtttacctgtgtcaccagttaCATGAGCTGCAGCACCAGAATCCACATATCATTGTCCTTCATTTTGCTTGAAATTGACTTTAGACAACGTTGTCATTAGAATCTGCTGCACATCAGGGGAAATGTTCGATACCGTAGTCGTGTTCGAACTAGATGACCCTGCTGCCTTATTGTCATGCCTGACctgtttttccttgttttgtgggttatgccaacattctgacttcacatgacTTCTCTTAttacaataaaaacaagtaggtatcCTTCGTGGTACATTTGTTTGTGCATTTGTGTCAGGTTTAGGAAGGATACCTCTCCCCATCCCTGCttgtgagttccaaactcttggaCGATTTTCTTGTAAAGCATGGGCCCTAGTGACCAATACATTGTGACCGCCAAAATGAACTAATTCATGTCGCTGTACACGACTCGCTTCATgctgaatcaattttgctttcaagtcttcaaaagagggaagaacagacaatacctctaaagcagtgcagaaaacatcaaattttggtCTGAATCCACTCAAAGCCtgttgtaccttgtccttgtcactgacTGGGATGCCTTATGATGGCAAGCTGATCGCTGACATTTTTGATCTCATGTATATATTCCAAGACTGAACGTGTGcctcgcttgatatcctgaaatcgcctcttgagttgtagaaatctcgcttctgatacttgagaatacgtggtagcaagtacattccacaactcaagtgctgaaagatcatcatcaacacccgCCAAAACTTCCTCTGATAGTGTGGAGGTGATACAAGCAACgagagattgatcatgagccatccacatctcatattcaggattgatttctgcaatggtctcttgaacttgccctgcaacattcttcacctctcgcataATTCATTCAGGTAGCGCAagtgtggtgccattgagatgtccatagagacggtgactcttgatgaacgggactatttgacgttttcatgtcaaataattggtatgatttagcttttgtgagatgaATTGGGAGAGGAAATTGGACGACAAGATGTTTGAATTGCGGTGGGGATCCATAAATGCAATAATATGAAAATAGgaggaaaatagaaattttgagattagggttaggtggctgacgatagggcagattagggcagacaatagggttagggcagaaatttggggattagggcagaaaatagAAATTTGAGGATTAgagcatgaaagaaaacaaagattaggtcagaaattagagattcttaCCGAACATTCTCAGTGGCAAaacttgctctgataccatgtaagtttttgatatctaataccaaaccactgaatgaagttagatgcaagaggaggaagagaaaagtGGGCTGCatgtccaagcaagagagagatgaaagagagcagcaacaaatgacgtctgcctcttgttatcattatatactaatcacgatttagggtacatcataaaatactcaaaataacaataagatttacaagtatgccatcgcccatgatgtgttgggcatgtggatcaaatgggtcgggtctcGGTGACCCGATCCTTATGTACAAACTAAACAATGTGTAACAAGCATAATTGGTAAACCAGATGTCTGATCTCCTCGGACATTCCTTCATTCCTGAATGGTGACCTTTTTATACTATGCAGTTAAATCTTAAAAGATTCCGGTGCAGATCATTTTTGTGCTCATCATtctgtttttaactttttgagCACCTGATTTGATTTTTGTACTATGTAACACATTCTTTCATGGTTCCTCTTACAGGTTCATCTGCAGCTGATTGGTCACGGGAACCAGATATTTCAAATTGGGCAGACCAGAAAATGATGGATTCTAGTAGTACCCATTTGGGAAAGAGATGGTCATCTCAGCCGCATCCATCCTCGGTGAAACTCACTGAATCAAAAGAACAACTGTATAGAACTTCATCTTACCCTGAACAACTACAACATCATCCTCATTCTGACCCCATTCTTGTGCCCAAGTCATCCTTCAGCTCGTATCCTCCACCTGGTGGTCAGCTCCATGCTTCACCTAATCAGTCGCAATTTTCTCCTGGAAATCCTCTGTCTTTTCCTGGACCGATCATTTCCCATCCTCCCTACGGAATGCACTCTGGTAATGCCATGCCTCATCAGTTCTTTCCTCATAGACTTCCAAATAAAAATGGAACCCATCAAAATAATTGGGTGAACCAGAGAAGTGTATTCTATGAAAATCATGTGCCACCTTTGCCTGGTATCGTGCATCAGCAGTTACCGTCCAATGGGTTGATGTCTTCACAGTtactgcagcagcagcagcaaagaCTGCATTCTATGCAGGCACCGTTATTTAATGTGCATTCGTCTCCTCCATCTCACATGATGAACAAGTGTGAACCTATGTTGGGGATGCCAGATGTTAGAGAGCAAAGACAAAAACCGTACCACTGGGGGCGCCAACAAGCAGCCAATACGCGATTTGGTCAATCAAGCTTTGATACAAGTGGCCAACGAAGTGATAATGGTTGGCCTCAATTTCGTTCAAAGTACATGTCAGCTGAAGAGGTTGAGAACATTCTTAGAATGCAGCATGCTGCTACTCATTGCACTGATCCATATATAGATGATTACTACCATCAACCATGCCTAGCCCAAAAGTCTGCTGGATCAAGGGTGAAACACCATTTTTGCCCTTCACATTTGAGGGATATGCCTCCACGTGCACGTGCAAATTCAGAACCACATGCCTACTTGCAGGTTGATGCACTTGGGCgtgttccattttcttctatCCGAAGGCCTCGTCCTTTGCTTGAAGTTGATCCACcttcatcatcaaatgataTCACCTTTGATCAAAAGCCTATTGAGAAACCTCTTGAGCAAGAGCCTATGCTTGCAGCTAGGATCATGATTAAAGATGGACTTTGTCTTTTACTGGATGTTGATGATATTGACCGTGTGTTGCAATTTACTCAGCCACAAGATGGTGGTGCCCATCTTCGACGGAGGAGGCAGGTTCTTTTGGAGGGGCTAGCTGCCTCTTTGCAACTGGTTGATCCACTTGGCCATAGCAAAAGGCAGCCATCCTG containing:
- the LOC116263559 gene encoding protein PAT1 homolog, with translation MVPLTGSSAADWSREPDISNWADQKMMDSSSTHLGKRWSSQPHPSSVKLTESKEQLYRTSSYPEQLQHHPHSDPILVPKSSFSSYPPPGGQLHASPNQSQFSPGNPLSFPGPIISHPPYGMHSGNAMPHQFFPHRLPNKNGTHQNNWVNQRSVFYENHVPPLPGIVHQQLPSNGLMSSQLLQQQQQRLHSMQAPLFNVHSSPPSHMMNKCEPMLGMPDVREQRQKPYHWGRQQAANTRFGQSSFDTSGQRSDNGWPQFRSKYMSAEEVENILRMQHAATHCTDPYIDDYYHQPCLAQKSAGSRVKHHFCPSHLRDMPPRARANSEPHAYLQVDALGRVPFSSIRRPRPLLEVDPPSSSNDITFDQKPIEKPLEQEPMLAARIMIKDGLCLLLDVDDIDRVLQFTQPQDGGAHLRRRRQVLLEGLAASLQLVDPLGHSKRQPS